A genome region from Blautia coccoides includes the following:
- a CDS encoding ABC transporter permease, which yields MKTMAFASRNAKEILRDKTTLGFGIGFPVILLLLLSLIGANAPVDLFDVDKLTPGIAVFGMSFISLFSGMIIAKDRSSSFMMRLFASPMDAGDFIAGYTLPLIPMAVVQILICFVTALFLGLSASLNILLTVVVSIPAALLFIGIGLLCGSVFNDKQVGGACGALLTNLSAWLSGTWFDPAMVGGAFGKLAKSLPFLHAVDAGRYALSGEYGKIMPELLWVLAYAVVVDAAAVLVFRHKMKRE from the coding sequence ATGAAAACAATGGCATTTGCATCACGGAACGCCAAGGAAATTTTGAGAGATAAGACAACTCTGGGATTTGGTATTGGATTTCCTGTTATTTTGTTACTTCTTTTATCCCTAATCGGGGCAAATGCACCCGTGGATTTATTTGATGTGGATAAATTAACCCCTGGTATCGCTGTATTCGGAATGTCGTTTATATCGCTGTTTTCCGGCATGATCATTGCAAAAGACAGATCAAGCTCCTTTATGATGCGGCTTTTTGCCTCACCTATGGATGCTGGAGATTTTATTGCGGGATATACGCTGCCGCTGATCCCCATGGCAGTGGTGCAGATACTGATCTGTTTTGTGACGGCACTGTTCCTGGGACTTTCTGCCAGCTTGAATATACTGCTGACAGTGGTGGTTTCCATACCAGCAGCGCTGTTGTTTATCGGTATTGGCCTGCTCTGCGGCAGCGTGTTCAATGACAAACAGGTGGGAGGTGCCTGCGGTGCGCTGCTCACCAACTTAAGCGCATGGCTTTCCGGTACATGGTTCGATCCGGCTATGGTCGGAGGTGCATTTGGAAAATTGGCAAAGAGTCTGCCATTTCTGCATGCAGTAGATGCGGGCAGGTATGCGCTTTCGGGGGAATACGGAAAGATCATGCCGGAACTGTTGTGGGTCCTGGCATATGCGGTGGTGGTGGATGCGGCTGCTGTGCTGGTGTTCAGACATAAAATGAAAAGAGAATAG
- a CDS encoding DUF1836 domain-containing protein, translated as MTIDTKDMLNSILASISRIDYIKPEEIPGIDLYMDQVTTFMESHLSASKRHADDKILTKTMINNYAKNDLLPPPVKKKYTKEHLLMLTFIYYFKNILSISDIQVLLGPLTEKYFNKDGEMNLTEIYEEIMRLELKQIDPLTKDIVRKYKMACDSYENAEEENQDFLKKFAFICMLSFDVYVKKQVIEKLIDDMADSHK; from the coding sequence ATGACAATTGATACTAAAGATATGCTGAATAGTATTTTAGCCAGCATTTCCCGCATTGATTATATTAAACCCGAGGAGATTCCGGGCATTGATTTATATATGGATCAGGTAACTACTTTTATGGAGAGCCACCTGTCCGCATCCAAGCGCCACGCGGATGACAAGATCCTGACCAAGACCATGATAAACAACTATGCCAAAAACGATCTTCTCCCGCCGCCGGTGAAGAAGAAATATACAAAAGAACACTTACTGATGTTGACCTTTATTTACTATTTTAAAAACATTCTGTCCATCAGCGATATCCAGGTACTTCTCGGCCCGCTCACGGAAAAGTATTTCAATAAGGACGGGGAGATGAACCTGACAGAAATTTATGAGGAAATCATGCGCCTGGAGTTAAAGCAGATCGATCCGCTGACAAAAGATATTGTCCGCAAATACAAAATGGCCTGTGATTCCTATGAAAATGCAGAAGAAGAAAACCAGGATTTCCTGAAGAAATTCGCATTTATCTGCATGCTCAGCTTTGACGTATATGTTAAAAAGCAAGTGATTGAAAAATTGATTGACGATATGGCGGATTCCCATAAATAA
- the pcrA gene encoding DNA helicase PcrA, translating to MSIYDTLNPQQKEAVLHTEGPVLILAGAGSGKTRVLTHRIAYLIEEKGVNPWNIMAITFTNKAAGEMRERVDKIVGFGAESIWVSTFHSSCVRILRRYIDRLGFDHNFTIYDTDDQKSLMKDICKRLQIDTKVHKERAILSAISSAKDELVTPEEYELNNMSDFSKKKIAQAYKEYQKELRKNNALDFDDLIVKTVELFQACPDVLDYYQERFRYIMVDEYQDTNTAQFKFVSLLASKYKNLCVVGDDDQSIYKFRGANIGNILGFEKVFSDAKVIKLEQNYRSTQNILNSANEVIHNNIGRKEKSLWTDNEEGSLVHYRQFMNAYEEAEFIAGDISRKVREADCQYKDCAILYRTNAQSRLFEEKFLMANIPYKLVGGVNFYARKEIKDLLAYLKTVDNARDDLAVRRIINVPKRGIGATTLTKVQDYATEHDMSFYNALKEAENISTLGRAAAKIEPFVTFIQSLRSKTEYYSPSELLNDIIEETGYVMELKAEGTEEADARIENIDELITKIVSYEEENEDPTLSGFLEEVALIADIDTVDGDGNQVLLMTLHSAKGLEFPYVYLAGMEDGIFPSYMTITADDPAELEEERRLCYVGITRAMKDLTLTCAQQRMIRGETQYNKPSRFIREIPRELVDLGRDFKEQKIKEIPLPNTMKQMKQAFKQPAFIPKQFEVKKSAGLSYDVGDTVKHIKFGVGVVKGIVEGGRDYEVTVDFDKSGTKKMFASFAKLKKVE from the coding sequence ATGAGTATATATGACACATTGAATCCCCAGCAGAAGGAAGCTGTCCTTCATACAGAGGGGCCGGTGCTTATCCTGGCAGGAGCAGGATCAGGAAAAACAAGGGTGCTGACTCACAGGATCGCCTATCTGATCGAGGAAAAGGGAGTGAATCCGTGGAATATCATGGCAATCACCTTTACCAACAAGGCAGCAGGCGAGATGCGTGAACGTGTGGATAAAATTGTTGGATTCGGCGCAGAGAGTATATGGGTTTCTACATTTCATTCAAGCTGTGTGCGTATTCTGAGAAGATACATTGACAGGCTGGGCTTTGACCATAATTTTACAATTTATGATACAGATGACCAGAAAAGTCTGATGAAAGACATCTGTAAACGTCTGCAGATTGACACGAAGGTACATAAGGAGAGGGCAATCCTCTCTGCCATTTCCTCTGCAAAAGATGAGTTGGTGACTCCTGAGGAATATGAGCTGAATAATATGTCAGACTTCAGCAAGAAAAAAATAGCCCAGGCTTATAAAGAATACCAGAAGGAGCTGAGAAAAAATAACGCCCTTGATTTTGATGATCTGATCGTTAAGACAGTGGAGCTGTTCCAGGCCTGCCCGGATGTGCTGGATTATTACCAGGAACGTTTCCGCTATATTATGGTAGATGAGTATCAGGATACCAATACGGCGCAGTTTAAATTTGTAAGTCTTCTGGCGAGCAAATATAAGAATCTATGTGTAGTGGGTGATGATGACCAGTCCATCTATAAATTCAGAGGTGCAAATATCGGAAATATCCTTGGGTTTGAGAAGGTATTTTCTGATGCCAAGGTGATCAAGTTGGAGCAGAATTACCGTTCCACCCAGAATATTCTTAATTCCGCCAATGAGGTGATACATAATAATATAGGAAGAAAAGAGAAATCTCTATGGACAGACAATGAGGAAGGGTCCCTTGTGCATTACAGGCAGTTCATGAATGCATATGAGGAAGCGGAATTCATTGCGGGAGATATCAGCAGGAAAGTACGGGAAGCGGACTGCCAGTATAAGGACTGTGCGATCCTGTACAGAACCAATGCCCAGTCACGTCTGTTTGAGGAGAAATTCCTGATGGCTAATATTCCTTATAAGCTGGTGGGAGGTGTTAACTTCTATGCCAGAAAGGAGATCAAGGATTTGCTGGCTTACCTGAAGACTGTGGACAATGCCAGAGATGACCTGGCTGTACGCCGTATCATCAATGTGCCGAAGCGCGGGATCGGAGCGACTACCCTGACAAAGGTGCAGGATTATGCGACTGAGCATGACATGAGCTTTTATAATGCACTGAAAGAGGCGGAGAATATTTCCACACTTGGCAGGGCAGCGGCAAAAATTGAGCCTTTTGTCACATTTATCCAGAGCCTCAGAAGCAAGACAGAGTATTATTCTCCCTCTGAACTGCTCAATGATATCATTGAAGAGACCGGATATGTGATGGAATTAAAGGCAGAGGGCACAGAGGAAGCGGACGCAAGGATTGAAAATATTGACGAGTTGATCACCAAGATCGTTTCCTATGAAGAGGAGAATGAGGATCCTACACTCAGTGGATTTCTGGAAGAGGTTGCATTGATCGCGGATATTGATACTGTGGACGGAGATGGCAACCAGGTACTTTTGATGACTCTTCACAGCGCTAAGGGGCTGGAATTTCCTTATGTATATCTGGCAGGCATGGAGGACGGAATCTTCCCAAGTTATATGACCATCACTGCGGATGATCCGGCAGAGCTGGAAGAGGAACGCAGGCTTTGTTATGTGGGAATCACAAGGGCCATGAAGGATTTGACGCTGACCTGTGCGCAGCAGAGAATGATCCGCGGGGAGACACAGTACAACAAGCCGTCCCGTTTTATCAGGGAGATCCCAAGAGAACTGGTAGACCTGGGCAGAGACTTTAAGGAGCAGAAGATCAAAGAGATTCCACTTCCGAATACTATGAAGCAGATGAAGCAGGCATTCAAGCAGCCAGCATTCATACCAAAACAGTTTGAGGTGAAGAAGTCTGCGGGGCTGTCCTATGATGTGGGCGATACGGTGAAGCATATCAAATTTGGTGTGG